Within the Solibacillus silvestris genome, the region AGACGAGCATTGAAAACGGTGATGCCATGGAAAAAGGTAATTTTCCTTATAGTGGTGATGATAATTGTTTTTGCAGTCGAATATTTAGCAATTACTTATTTATTTAAATAATCATTATCTTGTAATGAGATTTACTCATTTGGTATAATGAAAAGAGTTTAGGAGGGCGTCACATATGGAGAGCCGTATTGATCGAATTAAAAAGCAACTGCATAGTGCGAGCTATAAGCTGACGCCACAGCGAGAAGCAACAGTAGCGGTTTTATTGGAGCATGAGGAAGATCATTTAAGTGCTGAGGATGTTTACTTATTAGTAAAAGAAAAGGCACCAGAGATTGGACTAGCTACTGTATACCGTACACTGGAGCTTTTAACAGAGCTGAAAATTGTCGATAAAATTAATTTTGGTGATGGTGTATCCCGTTATGATTTACGTCAAGAGGGCGCGAAGCATTTCCATCATCATTTAGTTTGTATCGAATGTGGCGCAGTAGATGAAATTCAAGAAGATTTACTAGAAGATGTAGAAGAAATTGTGGAGAAACGTTGGAACTTTATTATCAAAGATCACCGTCTGACATTCCATGGCATCTGCTGGCGTTGTCATGACAATAATGACAACTCTGGAGACAGCGATGCATAATCTATAATCAAAAAAAGAGCAGCGTATCCAGCTGTTCTTTTTTTGTGTGTAAAAATAGAATTGAAGAATTCTATGTTCACTGGCTCGTTCGTGGAATAGACGGAGAAATCCAATTAGTTCTCAGCAGACAGTAAAAAAACTCCATTTCCCTCATTTGAGGAAAATGGAGTTTTTAATATTTTTATTTATTTCCCAGGATGATGGGCAACAATCAGGACCTTACCTGCATCCAGATCATTCTTTGCTGATGCATGTTCACTTTCGCCTACACCAATATCAGCAAGCTGGTGGTGCAGATCTTCAGGAGTACTTTGGAAGAAATTTTTGATCGATGCCAGGAATCCTTTGTCATCTTCCGTTGTTTCAGGCGTTTTGCTCGCATCCACATTGAAAAAGTCTGCAATGTCTTCTGCACGCTTGTTGCTGTTTGCGAAAACATGAATATGATCGCGATCATAGCCCTCGGTAATAAATGATTCGATTACTGATTTTGCTTGCACACCGTTTTCTACTGATTTGATAATTGCCATATATATACACTCTCCTTTTGTATGAATACTTATTGTATTCCCGAAGCTCTTACAATTAAAACGTTACGAGATTCATACTGTCGTATTAAACTTTCAGGAGAATGTGCATACAGATGAAAATTATCTTGTATACAGGTTACTGTTCAATAAGATCATGCACTTTTTTGATCTCTAAAAATTGTAGCTGATGACCATCAATTTCATGGATCTTAAATGCATAGTTTTCAAATATAAATGTATCTTCAATATTCAGGTCAGGCATGTTTGTGAAGTACCAGCCGCCGATTGTATCAACATTCGCGTCTTCGATGTCCAGAAAGAGCAATTTAGAAATATCTTCAAGCAATACTTTCGAGTAGACTAAATAATGGTCTTCACCGATTTTCCGAATATCTGAAACTTCATCATCGTCAAACTCATCACGGATTTCACCAACAAGTTCCTCCAATATATCTTCAACGGTAATCATGCCGCTCGTACCACCGTATTCATCGAGCAAAATGGCAATGTGAATACGTTTTTTCTGCATAATCTGAAGTAAACTTTGAATAGGGGTTGTTTCAATTGTATGGATAACGGGATTGATGAAGTCTTCAAGCTTAAATGTTGCCGGGTCAATCCGATTATTCATACCAAGTGTTAAAAAATCTTTAATATTTAAAAAACCTAATATATTATCGCGGTCCCCATTGTAAACTGGGTAGCGGGTATAGCGTTCCTCTGAAACTTGTGTTAACACTTCCTCGAACGTTGCAGTTACATCGAAACCGATAATATCTGTTCGGGGAACCATAATTTCACGTGCGATTTTATCGTCGAATTCAAACACATTGTTTACATATTTTAATTCATTGACATTAATCTCGCCGGATTTGTAGCTCTCCGATAGAAGAAGGCGCAATTCCTCTTCAGTATGTGAGAGTTCATGTTCGCTCGCTGGTCGCATACCGAACAATTTTAATAATAAACGTGCAGAACCATTTAATAGCCAGATTAAAGGGAACATAAGCTTATAGAATAATTGAATAGGCTTTGCGAATGCCAGTGTAATAGCTTCTGCTCTTTGAATAGCAATCGTTTTAGGTGCAAGTTCACCTACTACTACGTGGAAGAAAGTCGCTAAAAAGAATGCGCCACCTAATGTAAACCAATGAATATATTCTGTGCCAATTCCGATCGATTCGAACAGTGGGTGAAGTATAAACTCAAATGTGGATTCACCGACCATACCGATTCCTAGTGCTGTTACCGTAATACCTAATTGACAGGCCGATAAATATTCATCAAGGTGGGTTGTTACATTTTTAGCTGAAACGGAACCGGCTTTACCTTCAGCTACAAGTTGGTCAATACGGGATTGACGTACTTTTACGATCGCAAATTCCGTTGCAACGAAAAAGGCAGTAAAAGCGATTAAAACCGAGAAAATAATTAAGTTAATGATTGTGGTCAAACGAGCGTCCTACTCACGAAGTAGAACGTTCACCTCCTAGTTATTTAAAATTAATAATAGTGATTGCATGAGTGCAACACTTTCAGGCGACACTTTTTTTCGAAGCTTCTGCCGCTCTTTGTCATCTAAATGCTCCATTAATACCGTTACATCATGTTCAAGCTTACGCATTTGCAATCGAATATCCTGAATATCAATTTCTTCGGGTTCTTCTTTAGAAGGTCCAAGTAAGCTGTGAATCTCTTCAAGGCACTTGCCAAGCTTCTTCTGCTCTTCAATCCAGTGTATACGTTCAATCATCTCTTTATCATAATAGCGATAATTGGATGCCGAACGTTCAACTTTTAGAAGGCCCAAATTCGTATAATAATCAATAGTTCGTTTCGTTACACCTGTTGCTGCAGCAAGCTCTCCGATTTTTAGTTTGTCGATCCCAAATTATCACCTCTATCTGTCACGTTTTACTTTCAAGAATACCGCAAATAGTACATTTTGTAAATGGAAGCTATTACATATGAACAGTGTGTTTTGTTGAAAAAATGGATCATCGAAGGATAAAACGTCACTTCAATTGTACGAAAATGGTAATATAGATGTATAGAATGCAAGAGGGGCGATTTTTATGCAAGCTTTAAAAGATTCAATAGAAGATTATCTACATTTTATTAAAGTGGAACGGCAGCTTTCTGATAATACACTACAATCCTATAAGCGTGATTTAGTCGCATATGCCCGTCACATCCATTTTGAACAGCAGATTATGGAATTTGATAACGTTATGCGCGAACATATTTTGCTTTATTTGGACAGCTTACGTTCTGTAGGGAAGTCATCGAAGACCATTTCAAGACAAATTTCATCGATTCGTTCCTTTCATCAGTTTTTATTGAGGGAAAAGGTGACAAATCAAGATCCTACCGTTCATTTAGAAATGCCTAAAAAAGAACTGTCCTTACCAAAAGTATTATCAATAGAAGAAATTGATGCACTTTTGACAGCACCGTCCGTTGAAAAACCACAGGGCACAAGGGATATAGCGATTTTGGAAATGATGTATGGTTCCGGTATGCGTATAAGCGAACTGATTGACCTGAACTTGGAGGATGTTCATTTGACGATGGGCTTTGTCCGTGTGTTTGGTAAAGGCGGTAAAGAGCGGATTATTCCACTCGGTCGAAGTGCGATTCAGGCATGTATCAATTATTTGGAACAGGCGCGGCCTCAGCTTTTAGGTGATGCATTAAAAAATGATGCGTTTTTCATTACACAGAGAGGGAAAAGATTCACAAGACAAGGCTGCTGGAAGATCATTAAAGAGCATGCAGCAACAGCAGGTATTTCCAAAGAGATTACACCGCATGTTCTGCGTCATTCCTTTGCGACACATCTGATAGAAAACGGGGCAGATCTACGTGCAGTACAGGAGCTTTTAGGACACGCAGATATATCGACGACCCAGATTTATACACATGTAAGCAAAACTCGTTTATCGGAAGTATATAAACAATTCCATCCGCGTGCTTAAAAACGGCATAAACGCGTAAGACTAATGGGAAGCTTACTTTTTTCTATTAAAAATAATTCTTTCTGAAATCGGATGTCTGACCTTTACTTTATTTAGACGTTTTATGTAAAATAGAATGAAAGAAGAGGAGTTGAAAGCATTATGCAACCGTTTAAAAAAATACATGTAATTGTAATGGACTCTGTTGGTATCGGTGAAGCACCGGATGCCGATAAATTTGGCGATGCTGGCTCAAATACATTAGGACATATCGCAGAAAAAATGAATGGCTTAAATATGCCGAATATGGAGAAATTGGGTTTATCGAATATTCGTGAACTTAAAGGGATTAATAAAACTGAAGAACCGGCTGCATTTTACGGCATGATGCAAGAAGCATCTGTTGGTAAAGATACAATGACGGGTCACTGGGAGATTATGGGGCTTAACATCGATACGCCGTTTAAAGTATATCCTGAAGGCTTTCCTGAAGAACTGATTTCTAAGTTGGAAGCTGCAACTGGCCGCAAGGTGCTTTGTAATTTACCGTACAGTGGAACCGCTGTCATTGACGATTACGGTCCGGAACATATGGAAACAGGTGCAATTATTGTGTATACATCGGCAGACCCGGTTATGCAAATTGCAGCACATGAAGAAATTATTCCAGTAGAAGAACTTTATAAAATTTGTGAAATTGCACGTAAACTAACGTTGGACGCTGAATTTTTAGTAGGTCGTGTCATTGCCCGCCCGTTCGTTGGCCAACCAGGCAATTTTACGCGTACATCAAACCGTCATGACTATGCATTAACGCCATTTGGACGCACAACAATGGCTGAAATGAAGGACTCGAATCTTGATGTCATTGCAATCGGTAAAATCTCGGACATCTTTAATGGTGACGGGGTAACAGAAGCGATCCGTACGAAAGACAACACGGACGGTATGGATAAGATGGCGGAAGTTGTTCGTCGTGATTTCCATGGCATTAGCTTCTTGAACCTAGTGGACTTCGATGCGAATTTTGGACACCGACGTGATCCAATTGGCTATGGTCAAGCATTGGAAGAATTTGACCGTCGTTTACCGGAAGTTCTGGATGCTTTGTCAGCAGATGATTTGCTGATTATTACGGCAGATCACGGGAACGACCCGACATTCCCTGGTACAGACCATACACGTGAATACGTACCATTAATTGTTTACTCACCGCGCTTTACAGCTGGGGCAGAATTAGAGTTACGTGAAACATTTGCGGATATTGCAGCAACAATTGCAGATAATTTTAATATTGCGGCACCGCAGTTCGGAAAAAGCTTTTTAGCAGAGCTGAAATAAGGAGGATTTTCCACATGAGAATGGTAGATATTATTGAAAAAAAACGTAACGGCGAAGAGTTGACAACCGCTGAGATTCGCTTCTTTGTAGAAGGATATACTGATGGCACGATTCCTGATTATCAGGCAAGTGCGTTATGTATGGCTATTTACTTTCAGGATATGACAGATCGCGAACGCGCGGATTTAACAATGGCAATGGTTGAGTCTGGTGATCAAATAGACCTTTCTTCAATTGCTGGTGTAAAAGTAGACAAGCATTCAACAGGCGGAGTTGGCGATACAACGACATTACCATTAACTGCAATGGTAGCAGCTGTCGGTGTTCCGGTAGCAAAAATGAGTGGTCGCGGTTTAGGTCATACAGGCGGTACGATCGATAAGCTTGAAGCAATTGAAGGCTTCCACGTTGAGTTATCAAGTGAAGAGTTTTCAAAACAGGTAAATGATATCGGAATGGCTGTAATTGGTCAATCAGGTAACTTAACACCAGCAGATAAAAAGCTTTATGCGCTACGTGACGTTACAGGAACAGTTTCAAGCATTCCGCTAATTGCCGGTTCAATCATGTCGAAGAAAATTGCTGCAGGTGCAGATGCGATTGTCCTCGATGTTAAAACTGGTGACGGCGCATTTATGAAAACAGTTGAAGATTCAATTAAATTGGCTGAAGCGATGGTGAAAATCGGAAACAGCGTTGGTCGTAAAACAATGGCGATTATTTCAGATATGAGTCAACCATTAGGATATGCAATCGGAAATGCCCTTGAAGTTCAGGAAGCAATCGATACATTAAAAGGTAAAGGTCCAGCTGATTTAAATGAACTTTGCTATACATTAGGCTCTCAAATGGTTGTTGTTGGCGGAAAAGCAAAAACAATCGAAGAAGCTCGAAAAATGTTGGAAGAAGTTGTTGCAAGTGGAGCAGCATTGGAAGTACTGAAAAAATTCATCACTGCTCAAGGTGGGGATGCTTCAGTCGTTGATGACCCATCTCGTTTACCTCAGGCTAAATTCAAATTTGATGTGCCGGCGAAACAGGCGGGCTATATTTCAAAAATTGAAGCGGATGATATCGGAACAGCTGCAATGCTTCTTGGCGCAGGTCGAGCTACGAAAGAATCTGAAATTGACTTAGCGGTAGGACTTGTCCTACATAAAAAAGTAGGCGATGAAGTAAAAGAAGGCGAATCGCTTATGACAATTCATGCTAATACAGAAAATGTCGACGCAGTATTGGAAAAGATTTATGCACATATATTCATTTCTGCAGAAAAAGTCGAAGCTCCAAAATTAATCGAAGCAATTATTACACAATAACAAAAATTTTGAGTCTTTCACAGTCTGGGATGGATTGTGGAAGACTTTTTTGTCCTTTAAATATTCTACAAATATGTTAAACTAAGAGTTGTATTACTGCTTAAGGTAATAAAAATTCTGCTTTATGAATATTTATAAGAAGAAGGGATACTATGAGAGTTAAGTGGTCTGGAAGGTTTGAAGGCTATTCATTTGCCCATTTCAAAAAGGATCTGTTATCTGGGACGATTGTCGGGATTATTGCTGTACCGTTAGCGATGAGTTTTGCTATAGCTTCTGGGGTCAAACCGGAATACGGAATTTACACAGCAATTATCGCAGGGATTTTAATTTCCTTACTAGGGGGTTCAAAATTTCAGATCGGCGGTCCGACAGGTGCGTTCGTTCCGATTTTGCTTGGGATTGTACTCGTTTACGGGTATGAAAACTTGCTCATCGCAGGTTTGATGGCAGGGATTATGCTGTTGCTGATGGGGATTTTTAAGTTGGGGTCACTGATTAAATTTATCCCGAGACCGGTTACTGTCGGTTTTACTGCCGGAATTGCCGTCATTATTTTTACTGGACAAATCGGAAATTTTTTAGGATTAACGAATATGGAGCAGCATGAGAAGTTCCATATGAACGTTTATGAAATCGCTTCCAATATTGATACCGTTAATTTTTATAGTTTACTTGTTGCAATGATAAGTTTCGCATTGATACTTATGGCACCGAAAGTTTTACCGAAAGTACCGGGTGCTCTTATAGGAATTATTGTGTCATCCGTTGTGACGGTTCTTTTTTTACAGGGGCATGTTGCAACAATTGGCTCCACGTATGGTGCAATACCGAATACACTGCCACAATTCCACATACCGGAAGTTACACTTGAACGTATTTACATGCTTATCGGACCAGCATTTGTTATTGCAATGCTCGGTGGGATTGAATCACTGTTATCAGCGGTTGTTGCAGATGGCATGACGAACAGCAAACATAACAGTAACCGTGAATTGATCGGGCAGGGGGTTGCCAATATCGTTACACCGTTTTTTGGAGGGATACCTGCTACTGGGGCGATTGCCCGAACAGCTACGAATATTAAATCCGGTGCCGTGTCGCCATTGTCAGGGGTAATCCATGGTATCTTCGTTTTAATCACACTATTGTTGCTCGCACCATTAGCGGTACATATTCCACTTGCGAGTTTAGCACCTGTCCTCATGATGGTCGCATGGAATATGAGCGAACGACACCATTTCGTACACATATTGAAACTAAAATCCGGTGATTCGCTTGTACTATGTATTACCTTTTTATTGACAGTATTTATGAGTTTAACGGTTGCCGTAATAGCCGGACTTATTTTGGCGGTGATTCTTTTTGCGAAAAGTATGAGCGATAGCCTTACTGTTTCCAAAGTGCTGCCGAACTTGAAGAACGAGAATGGAAAGGTGCAGCCTCACGTCGTAGCGGATTTACATGAGTGTCCACAAATCAGTATATATACAATAGAAGGTCCTCTTTTCTTTGGCGCTGCCGAAAAGTTTGAACAGACGATGCTGAAGACGATACAGGAAAATCCGAAAGTATTTATCCTCCGTATGCGAAAAGTGCCGTATATCGATTCGACAGGGGAAGAATATTTCCGCAATATCCTTCAAAATATAAAGGCATCTGGCGGAATCGTTTTCTTAACAAATGTTCAGCCAGGATTAGAGCAAATGCTTAAACGAAGCGGATTGTATAATTTAATGGAAGAAGAACATTTTTATCATACGACAAATGAGGCGATTTCAGCAGCATTCCAGTATATCCAGCTAAATAAATGTATTGGATGCACTCATTATGAGTTAGAGGAATGCCGGTTGCTGTCTAATGGAGTGCCCCTGCCAGAGCAGGAATTGCTTGTACAGAAGAAATTGACCGAAGCAACAATATTGCGTGTATAAAATAATGAAAAAGCACAAATAATAAGAGACTGAATGGAAAGCTAAAAACTTTCTGTTCAGTCTCTTTTTTCACGTTTGAAATGATTAAAAATAGAACGCGCTACCTATACTGAATTTAGTTGTCGCAGGAGCACTACTTTTAACGAATGAGCACTAGTTTTGTCAGTTAGATAGGATAATTTCTGAACTTGCCGAATTTGCATGCAAGAAGGAGGCGATGTAGGTGAACTTTAATTTAACGATGTATCCAAATGATGTATTGATTGTCCAACTATTTGGCGAACTGGATCATCATGAAACAGAAAAAGTGAGAACACATATATCGAAAGCTATTTTACAAGGAAATGTAAAATTACTCGTTTGGAATTTAGAGCATTTGCATTTTATGGACAGTTCCGGAATTGGTTTAGTGCTTGGGAGAATGCGAGAACTCCGAGCTGTCGATGGACAAACAATTTTGTTAAATCCGTCAAAAACGATGCAGAAAATATTCCAGTATTCCGGTTTAGGAAATCTTATACAATTTGCATCTGAACAGCAAGTTATTTCACACAGCGAGGGGGATTGTCAATGGATAACGAAATGACGCTAACTTTTTTGGCGCGCAGTGAAAATGAAGGGTTGGCACGTATTGCCGTTACAAGCTTTATGGCACAACTCGATCCGACAATTGAAGAGCTATCGGAATGTAAAACAATCGTATCAGAAGCTGTATCGAATGCCATCATCCATGGTTATGCCGATAATCCGCATGGCATTATTACGGTTTATGCGGTTCGTTACGGTTCGGAAGTAAGTGTGACAATTAAAGATGAAGGTTGCGGAATTGAAGATATTGAACAGGCACGTGAGCCATTATTTACAACAAAGCCGGATCTAGAGCGTTCCGGAATGGGCTTTACAATTATGGAAAGTTTTTCGGATTTCCTGCAAGTAGAATCCGTACTAGGAAAAGGTACAGTCGTAACATTCACAAAACAAATTTTGCCAATAGGGACACTCGTGACATAACGAAATAAGGGGATGGGGAACATCGAGCAGTCATCTGAAACGTTATTAACGCAAGCTTATATGCGTGAACTAATCGCAAAATCACAACAAGGCGATCAAGTTGCGAGAAAAACGATGATTGAAGGAAATACTAGACTTGTCTGGTCTATCGTTCAACGCTTTGCATCAAGGGGTGTTGAACTGGAAGATTTGTTTCAAATTGGCTGTATTGGCTTAATGAAATCGGTTGATAAATTCGACTTGTCCTATGAAGTGAAATTTTCCACATATGCAGTGCCAATGATTATTGGGGAGATTCAACGTTTTTTAAGAGATGACGGTATGGTAAAGGTTAGTCGTTCTATCCGAGAGTTGAATTATAAAATTCGCCATGCGACAGATGACTATTTAAAAACGAATGAAAAACCTCCATCTGTTGCACAATTGGCTGAAATATTGCAAGTGTCCCAAGAAGATATTTTATTGGCAACTGATGCGATGCGTGATCCGGCGAGTTTGCATGATCAGCTATTTGAAAATGATGGAGATTCCATAACGTTAATGGATCAGATGCGGGACGATAAGTCTGAGCTTGCATTTGATTATGTTCCATTGAAAGACATGTTGAAGAGACTTGGAAAACGGGAACAGTCGATCATTTATTTCCGCTATTACCTGGATTTAACGCAAACGGAAATTGCTGATCGTCTCGGTATTTCACAAGTACAAGTATCACGATTGGAAAAGAAAATACTAGCTCAGTTGAAATCATGGATGGATCAGTCTACATTAAGCAGATAAGTTAAGTGACCCGCAATTACTCCATGGTGTATTAGACTAAAAATGAATAAGCGGTGAAAAAATGACAAATCAGCTTTTTACATCAATGAAAATTGCAGAAGGATTTTTTAATTCACAATTTGAACCAGATAAAAATTTTGATTTATGTATTAAAGAAATTATGATCAAAAATTTGCCGACATTAACGGTATATGTGAGCGGGCTCGTAAATGGAGACAGTTTGACAGATATTCTTTCGGAATTACAGCGTGACAATGAGGAAGAAGAAATTCTGGATGAACAGGACTATTTTCACGCCCACTTCAATTATTATGGGGTAGATTTAGCGAAATCGATTGATGACTTTATGCTCGGCGTATTAAGTGGCCGGGTAGGCTTTGTAACGAAGAGCGGTTATTGTTATTTGGCTGAATTCCGAAATTATCCTGGTCGGAATCCGGAAGAGCCGGATAATGAAAAGGTTATTCGTGGTTCGCGCGATGGTTTTGCCGAAAATATTATTTTGAACACGGCATTAGTTCGTCGACGAATTCGAAGTGAAAAGCTGCGATTTCAAATGCACCATGTAACGACCTATAGTCAAACAGATGTCGTTCTTTCCTATATGAGTGATTTAGTCAATGATAAGCATCTTAACTGGCTTGTTGAACGACTTCAGCAAATTAGGCATGATGGGTTAACGATGAGTGACAAATCGCTGGAGGAATGGCTGTTTAAACAGAAATATCACCCGTTGCCATTTGTGCGTTATACGGAGCGACCCGATATTGTAGCCGCGCATATTTTAGAAGGACATATTGCAATTATGGTCGATACATCACCTTCCGTCATGCTCGTCCCTGTAACAATGTTCCATTTGCTTCAGCATGCGGAAGAATATCGACAGGCACCGCTAGTCGGGACGATGATGCGGTTCCTTCGTTTTGGAGCGGTCATTTTAAGCTTTCTATTACTTCCTTTCTGGTATTTACTCGTTACACATCCGGAACTACTCCCCGATAAGTTAGCGTTTATCGGGATAAATGAAAAAGGTGAAATTCCTATATTTCTGCAAATATTGATTGCCGATATAGGAATTGAATATTTGCGCATCGCTGCGATTCATACACCGACACCGTTATCGACTGCAATGGGTTTAATCGCCGGTATTATCATCGGACAAATTGCAATCGACGTTGGATTATTTTCGAGTGAAATTGTATTGTATACAGCAATCACCGCAATTTTTACGTTTGCTATTCCGAACTACGAATTGAGTATTTCGGTGAAGGTATTCCGTTTGATGTTATTAAGTGCGACGGCGTTATTTGGTATCAATGGATTCTTTATTGGCGGATTCCTGATTTTTACGTACTTATGCTCATTAAAGCCGATGAATGTTCCGTATTTATGGCCTCTTGTTCCGTTTTTCCCAAAGGCGTTCGCACGTGTCATTATTCGGACACCAATGTCGGAGGATGCTCCAAGACCATTTATAGTGAACGCAAAAAAGCGAAAACGTGTATAAACATGAATTGCATCACTTTGACACCTATGTTAAAGTTCTCATATAATATTTTGTGATTTTTGAGAATATTAGCGAGGATTAGCTAAAGTCAGGGGAGAATACGATGCATTTATATGGAACACAGCAAATTAATGAACTCGGTCATTTAACAATTGGCGGAGTAGATACAATTGAGTTAGCAAAACAATACGGAACACCGTTATTCGTTTATGATACAGCACTGATTCGTAAACGTTCACGCGGCTTCATCGATACATTTGAGCAATTAGGTGTAAAAGCACAAGTTGCCTATGCTTCAAAAGCATTCGCCTGTGTTGCTGCATATCAATTGGCTGCGCAGGAAAACCTGTCGCTGGATGTTGTATCGGGCGGAGAACTCTATACAGCGATTAAAGCTGGTTTCCCGGCAGATCGCATTCATTTCCATGGCAATAATAAATCGATTGCTGAACTTGAATTGGCGTTTGAAACGGGGATCGGTTGTATTGTAGTCGATAACTTTTACGAAATTTCGTTAATTAAAGAAATCGCACAGCAGAAAACTCAAAAAATGAAAATTTTATTACGTGTGACACCAGGTGTTGAAGCACATACACATGATTTTATTACTACAGGTCAAGCTGATTCTAAATTTGGCTTTGACTTAAATAATGGACAAGCTGATGAGGCATTTAAGCAAGTAGTAAACGATGAACATATCGAACTATTAGGTTTACATTGCCACATCGGCTCTCAAATTTTTGAAACAGAAGGCTTTAGTTTGGCTGCGGGCAAAGTAATGCAAAAAATGGGTGCATGGAAAGAACAACATGGATTTGTTGCACAAGTACTGAATCTGGGCGGTGGCTTCGGAATCCGTTATACAGAAGAAGATAAGCCTTTAGAACCACATGAATACGTGGCGGATATGATTCGCACAGTTCAGGATGAAAGTAAAAAGCTGAATTTAGCGATGCCGGAAATTTGGATTGAGCCAGGCCGTTCTTTAGTTGGAGATGCAGGTACATCACTGTACACAATCGGTTCTCAGAAAACGGTACCAAATGTGCGTGACTATATTGCTGTCGATGGCGGAATGAGCGATAATATTCGACCAGCACTTTACGATGCGAAATATGAAGCGATTATTGCCAATAAAGCAAATGACCCAAAAACAAGTACATACACTGTTGCAGGTAAGCTATGTGAGTCAGGAGATAAGTTAATTATTGATGCGTCTTTACAAAATGCACATACCGGGGATATTTTAGCGATGTTCTGTACTGGA harbors:
- a CDS encoding phosphopentomutase (catalyzes the transfer of phosphate between the C1 and C5 carbons of pentose), whose amino-acid sequence is MQPFKKIHVIVMDSVGIGEAPDADKFGDAGSNTLGHIAEKMNGLNMPNMEKLGLSNIRELKGINKTEEPAAFYGMMQEASVGKDTMTGHWEIMGLNIDTPFKVYPEGFPEELISKLEAATGRKVLCNLPYSGTAVIDDYGPEHMETGAIIVYTSADPVMQIAAHEEIIPVEELYKICEIARKLTLDAEFLVGRVIARPFVGQPGNFTRTSNRHDYALTPFGRTTMAEMKDSNLDVIAIGKISDIFNGDGVTEAIRTKDNTDGMDKMAEVVRRDFHGISFLNLVDFDANFGHRRDPIGYGQALEEFDRRLPEVLDALSADDLLIITADHGNDPTFPGTDHTREYVPLIVYSPRFTAGAELELRETFADIAATIADNFNIAAPQFGKSFLAELK
- a CDS encoding anti-sigma F factor antagonist, translated to MYPNDVLIVQLFGELDHHETEKVRTHISKAILQGNVKLLVWNLEHLHFMDSSGIGLVLGRMRELRAVDGQTILLNPSKTMQKIFQYSGLGNLIQFASEQQVISHSEGDCQWITK
- a CDS encoding sodium-independent anion transporter; this translates as MRVKWSGRFEGYSFAHFKKDLLSGTIVGIIAVPLAMSFAIASGVKPEYGIYTAIIAGILISLLGGSKFQIGGPTGAFVPILLGIVLVYGYENLLIAGLMAGIMLLLMGIFKLGSLIKFIPRPVTVGFTAGIAVIIFTGQIGNFLGLTNMEQHEKFHMNVYEIASNIDTVNFYSLLVAMISFALILMAPKVLPKVPGALIGIIVSSVVTVLFLQGHVATIGSTYGAIPNTLPQFHIPEVTLERIYMLIGPAFVIAMLGGIESLLSAVVADGMTNSKHNSNRELIGQGVANIVTPFFGGIPATGAIARTATNIKSGAVSPLSGVIHGIFVLITLLLLAPLAVHIPLASLAPVLMMVAWNMSERHHFVHILKLKSGDSLVLCITFLLTVFMSLTVAVIAGLILAVILFAKSMSDSLTVSKVLPNLKNENGKVQPHVVADLHECPQISIYTIEGPLFFGAAEKFEQTMLKTIQENPKVFILRMRKVPYIDSTGEEYFRNILQNIKASGGIVFLTNVQPGLEQMLKRSGLYNLMEEEHFYHTTNEAISAAFQYIQLNKCIGCTHYELEECRLLSNGVPLPEQELLVQKKLTEATILRV
- the deoA gene encoding pyrimidine-nucleoside phosphorylase (Catalyzes the reversible phosphorolysis of thymidine, deoxyuridine and their analogues to their respective bases and 2-deoxyribose 1-phosphate) produces the protein MRMVDIIEKKRNGEELTTAEIRFFVEGYTDGTIPDYQASALCMAIYFQDMTDRERADLTMAMVESGDQIDLSSIAGVKVDKHSTGGVGDTTTLPLTAMVAAVGVPVAKMSGRGLGHTGGTIDKLEAIEGFHVELSSEEFSKQVNDIGMAVIGQSGNLTPADKKLYALRDVTGTVSSIPLIAGSIMSKKIAAGADAIVLDVKTGDGAFMKTVEDSIKLAEAMVKIGNSVGRKTMAIISDMSQPLGYAIGNALEVQEAIDTLKGKGPADLNELCYTLGSQMVVVGGKAKTIEEARKMLEEVVASGAALEVLKKFITAQGGDASVVDDPSRLPQAKFKFDVPAKQAGYISKIEADDIGTAAMLLGAGRATKESEIDLAVGLVLHKKVGDEVKEGESLMTIHANTENVDAVLEKIYAHIFISAEKVEAPKLIEAIITQ
- a CDS encoding site-specific tyrosine recombinase XerD, whose protein sequence is MQALKDSIEDYLHFIKVERQLSDNTLQSYKRDLVAYARHIHFEQQIMEFDNVMREHILLYLDSLRSVGKSSKTISRQISSIRSFHQFLLREKVTNQDPTVHLEMPKKELSLPKVLSIEEIDALLTAPSVEKPQGTRDIAILEMMYGSGMRISELIDLNLEDVHLTMGFVRVFGKGGKERIIPLGRSAIQACINYLEQARPQLLGDALKNDAFFITQRGKRFTRQGCWKIIKEHAATAGISKEITPHVLRHSFATHLIENGADLRAVQELLGHADISTTQIYTHVSKTRLSEVYKQFHPRA
- a CDS encoding transcriptional repressor, whose amino-acid sequence is MESRIDRIKKQLHSASYKLTPQREATVAVLLEHEEDHLSAEDVYLLVKEKAPEIGLATVYRTLELLTELKIVDKINFGDGVSRYDLRQEGAKHFHHHLVCIECGAVDEIQEDLLEDVEEIVEKRWNFIIKDHRLTFHGICWRCHDNNDNSGDSDA
- a CDS encoding Heat induced stress protein YflT, producing the protein MAIIKSVENGVQAKSVIESFITEGYDRDHIHVFANSNKRAEDIADFFNVDASKTPETTEDDKGFLASIKNFFQSTPEDLHHQLADIGVGESEHASAKNDLDAGKVLIVAHHPGK